A genomic region of Deinococcus betulae contains the following coding sequences:
- a CDS encoding helix-turn-helix domain-containing protein, giving the protein MAQASQMDWSYISQIERGKRNVGIDILDALAHAVGASVVDLLMAPEGELSENGTS; this is encoded by the coding sequence GTGGCGCAGGCCAGTCAAATGGACTGGTCGTATATCTCCCAAATTGAGCGCGGGAAACGGAACGTAGGCATCGATATTCTGGACGCTTTGGCGCACGCCGTCGGCGCTTCCGTCGTTGACCTCCTGATGGCGCCTGAAGGTGAGCTGAGTGAAAACGGAACGTCGTAG